GGGCCTAGTCATTGGGGTGAGCTTAAGCCGGAGTTTGCTCCGTGCAAGAATGGGCATCGCCAGTCACCTATTGATATCCACAATCCGCAAAAGGCCAACCTTCCGGCCATCCAGTTCGATTACAAGCCCTCGACGTTGAATATCGTCGATAACGGCCACACGATCATGATTATTTACAGCCCCGGGAGTTTCATCACAGTGGGTGGTAATCGATACGAGCTCAAGCAATTCCACTTCCACAGGCCAAGCGAGGAAAAGATCAACGGCAAGGGCTATGAGATGACGGTACATCTGGTGCACGCCGACGAGAAAGGCAATGCGGCGGTAGTGGCAGTTCTTCTGGAGAAGGGAGAAGACAACGCTATGGTCCGCACAATATGGAAGGCCCTGCCCAAGGAAAAGGAAAAAATAGAATCTGAGAAGGATGTCCAGATCGACGCAGATGGGTTGCTTCCCTCAGATCACAGCTACTACACCTTTTTGGGTTCCCTCACTACTCCTCCTTGCAGTGAAAACGTGACGTGGTTCGTACTTAAACATCCTGTGTCCGTTTCGGCTGCGGAGATCGAGCAGTTCTCGAAACTGTACAGGAACGACGCGCGTCCGACGCAGCCGCTCTATGGCCGTGTCGTTTTGGAAAGCAAGTGAGAGCCTGAAGATTGATTTTGCTTGACTTAGTTTGGACGCACTTGACTTGCGCCCAGCACCGACGCGTTTACCACCCATGCAAGCATTTTGATTTCCGTTTGAACCAGCAGGAATCACAGGTAAGTCACGAAATTGGTCACGTTCACCATGCTGACCAAATTGACGCTACGCCCCAAATCGTCGATTAGTAGCATTTATGGTGCCCGGAGGGGGACTTGAACCCCCACGACCGGTTAGGGTCTGCGGATTTTAAGTCCGCTGTGTCTGCCGATTTCACCATCCGGGCTAGAGAACGGAATCTCTGCTAACCCATGCTAACGTATCGGGCACCCCGCCCTGCTCAAGGAACCTCCGGGCACGCTGCTCCGTATATAGAGGTCAGATTCCAAATCTTCTCCATCGGCCCGGTCTATGCCTATTCGCGAGATCTTCAAGCAGACACTCTCCGCCCTATGGGAGAGCAAACTTCGCAGCTTTCTCACGATGTTCGGCATCGTCTGGGGGATCACCTCGGTCATTCTGCTGGTAGGGCTGGGGATCGGCTTCAACGAGGACCAGAAGGAGCATCTGCGCTCCATCGGCACCGATATCGCCATCCTCTTCGGCGGCAAGACGGGCATGCAGGCGGGAGGATACGCCGCAGGCCGCTACGTCCGGCTCTCAATCGACGACGCCATTGCCATCCAGCAGCAAGCCTCGCTGGTGAAGACCGTGAGCCCCGAGCTGCGGCGCAGCGTCGCCGAGGTCAGCCAGTGGAACGCCGCCAACCGGCCTATCCGTGGCGTGTGGCCGGAGTATCAGCGCTTCCGCTCGCTCAAGGTCGAGCAGGGCCGGCTGATGAGCGAGCAGGACGAGATCGAGGGCGCGCGCGTCATCCTTCTCGGTGCCGACGCCAACCGGCAGCTCTTCCCCGGCAAGCCAGTCATCGGCGAGCCCCTGATGGTCAACGGCTACCGGTACATCGTCATCGGCGTGCTCGCCAAGAAGAAGCAGAACGGCAGCTACGGCAGCGGGCCGGACAACACACAGCTCTTTACGACCTACTCGGCGATGGCCCGCGACTTTCCGCCACCTGAGCGGCCGGGCGTAATACGAGGCTACGTCAACAATATCGTCGTCGAACCCGTCTCTCCCGATCTGCACGAGAAGGCGCTCGACCAGGTCACCCGCATCATCGCTGAGCGCCATCACTACGACCCTAACGACAAAGAGGCCCTGTGGATATGGGACACTCTCCAAGGCTCGAAGTTTACCGAGCGCATCTTCGGGGTGATGACCCTGTTCTTCGGTGCGGTCGCTCTGCTTACGCTCGCTCTCGGCGGCATCGGTGTGATGAACATCATGCTGGTCGCCGTCACCGAACGCACGCGAGAGATCGGCATTCGCAAGGCCATCGGCGCGACGGCCACAGATATCCGGCGGCAGTTTCTGGTGGAGTCGGCGATCATCACCGTCGTGAGCGGCATCACCGGACTGGCGCTCGGCGTCGGCGTCTGCCTTCTGCTGCGGCTGGTTCCACTGCCCGACTTTGTTCCCCATCCCGTCATCTCACTGGCCGCCATCGTCTCCTCGCTCGTGACGCTGACGGCGATCACGCTCTTTTCGGGGACCTATCCTGCGCTACGCGCCGCCAACCTCAGCCCCATGGAATGCCTCAGGACGGAGTAGCAAATGAACGTACGCGAGATTATCAGCCAATGCATCGCCTCCCTGCTCAGAAACCGTCTGCGCTCCGGCCTGACGATGCTCGGCATCATCTGGGGACTCGTGACCGTCGTCCTTCTGCTCAGTTATGGCAGGAGCCTCGGCGAGGAGGTCCTCAACGGCTTCATGGGCCTCGGCGACAACGTCATCATGATGTGGGGCGGCCAGACGAGCATGCAGGCCGGCGGGGAGCGCTCCGGCAAGAAGGTCAAGTTCCTCGACGGCGATACTGAGGCCGTTCGCGACACAGTTCCTTTCCTCACCGCTGTCAGTTCCGAGACTGACGACGGCTTCAGCTTCAAGTACGGGCCCAAGGTCGTGAATATCTCGACTAAGGCCATCGAATATCCCTATGGCGGAATGCGCAGGCTCAACATCGAGGAGGGACGCTACTTTGAGCCGGCAGACTTTACGGAACATCGCCAGGTCGTCATCTTCGGGCCGCATGCCGCGCAGAAGCTCTTCAACGGCTATCCACCTGTAGGCGAAACGGTCGAGATCGAGGGTCACGTCTTTCAGGTCATTGGTGTTCTGCGGAACAAGATTCAGGACTCGTCAAACAACGGGCCTGACAATGAAAATGCCTTCATCCCCTTCGGCATGATGCGTCTGTTGGCCGACCAGCGCGATCCCGGCAGCATCGTCTTCCAGCCCAGCTCACCCGATCTGCATATCAAGGCGATACAGGCGGTCCGCGCCGTCCTCGCAAGCCGCCACCACTTCGACCCTAAGGACGACAAGGCCGCTCCTACGTGGGACACGGTCGAGGACTCACAGGAAATCATGCAGTTCAGCACTGCGCTCGAGCTTCTGCTGGGAATCATCGGAGCCATGACACTCGGCGTTGGAGGCGTTGGCGTCATGAACATCATGCTTGTTTCGGTGACGGAGAGGACGCGTGAGATCGGCTTACTGAAGGCCCTCGGTGCGAAGAGAAGAGATATTCTCTCGCAGTTTCTTCTCGAAAGCCTCACGCTTACCTTCATCGCGGGAGCAATCGGTATGGTTGTAGCGATCGTGGTGGGGTATCTGGTTCCGCCGATGCCGCTCTACTCGGACATCTACAAGACGGCCAACCACGAGGGCGATATCGTGCTGAGGGCTTCTCCGAGCGTGATGCTGATCTCCTTCGGCATTCTGGCCGCAGTCGGAATCGTCTCCGGCCTGCTGCCTGCCGTGCGCGCGTCACGGATGGATCCTGTCGAAGCCCTTCGCCACGAGTAGCGTCGAATGCTAATTCGTCGGGCGATAGCGGATGTGACCTTCTTCGAGGAAGTACTCTGCCGAACAGTTCTCAGAACCGCAGATCATCGACTCTAACCCCGCGCATTGCTGCCTGGTAATCAGCCCCAGCGACCCACAAGAGGGACACGCGAGCACAGCCCAATAGGGGTTTTCTGCCTTCCCCAACTCACCGGCCTGCTCCAGCACGAAAAGCGTACCCGGCTGCATCTGCTCCGGTATCCATACTTCAAGGAAATTGAGCTCCGCTACCATATCCTGCCTCGTTATCTAAGGTTGTCAGGGTTTGCGATGCACGCTTGCGGCGTGCCTGCATGAGCGATGATTCAGGGCTGCTGAGAGTCCTCCCGGCTCGATGGCGTTGCACCACTTATGGTGCATAAGATAACGGATTCCCCACCGCTGTCAATGACTCATTTCGGTGAGCGATTCAGAGTTGATTCCTTTACGGCGAGCCTGTTGGCTTTGGTACGGCTAATGCCCTGAGTACAAAGCGCGGTACATCTGCCGATTGCGCACAATGGCCTGCACGTACTCCCGGGTCTCGGTGTATGGAATCGACTCGACGAACTCGGCGATGTCTTTGTAGTTGCCCTCTGAGGTCCACTGGCGCACGGGAACGTCCCCGGCGTTGTAGGCTGCCAGGGCGTACTCGGTTTGGCCGCCGAAGCGATTGAGCACCTGTTTCAGGTTCTCCGTGCCCAGTTGCAGGTTGGTCGCGGGATTCAGGAGCTGCGGTGTCTTGAAGCCCTTGATTCCCTGCTTCCGCGCCAGCGATTTCCCAACCGATGGAAGAAGCTGCATCAAGCCGTAGGCATTGGCGCGACTCACCGCTCCCGGGTTGAACTCCGACTCCTGCCGGATGAGCGATGCCACCAGAAAAGGATCGAGCCCATTACGCTCGGAGTTCGACGCCAGATCCGGCCAGTAGGGCCTGGGGAACAGCAACTGCCAGTAGATCGACGGCACCTGATCGATGGAAAGTGAGAAGAACGAGATTCCGCTGCGCTTCAACGACTGGAGGGCACGCGTGTTCTCTCCATACGAAGCGAAGATCTCGGCCTGAGCCAGTGCTCCCCACTCGTCTGAGGTGGGGCTGGCCTGAATCTCCGGGCCGATGTACTCATTCAGCGCAGCATTGGCGAGCAGCCGGGCCTTGATCAGGTGCGGCTCGTTCTCCGGCAGGTCCGCGCTTAACGGCGGCACGGACGGCGGGTGGACGGCGCTCAGAGCAGCAGTGGGTGACACCGTTGGCTGCGTGCCTAATACGCGCAGGCGTTTCTTCGCCAGCTCGGCGTAATACGAGTTGACGTAGGCCGAGAGCAGCGCGCGGTAGTAGTTCACCGCCTGACCGAGGTTGCGCTCCTCGTCTTCATAGATGCGACCGCGCCAGTAGATCGCGGCCGGAACCTC
The Edaphobacter bradus genome window above contains:
- a CDS encoding carbonic anhydrase, whose translation is MRLSSILAVGGVDMRCRNHRLLTIVGCAFGLTAASGAQEHASPEHTWDYGASRGPSHWGELKPEFAPCKNGHRQSPIDIHNPQKANLPAIQFDYKPSTLNIVDNGHTIMIIYSPGSFITVGGNRYELKQFHFHRPSEEKINGKGYEMTVHLVHADEKGNAAVVAVLLEKGEDNAMVRTIWKALPKEKEKIESEKDVQIDADGLLPSDHSYYTFLGSLTTPPCSENVTWFVLKHPVSVSAAEIEQFSKLYRNDARPTQPLYGRVVLESK
- a CDS encoding ABC transporter permease, whose amino-acid sequence is MPIREIFKQTLSALWESKLRSFLTMFGIVWGITSVILLVGLGIGFNEDQKEHLRSIGTDIAILFGGKTGMQAGGYAAGRYVRLSIDDAIAIQQQASLVKTVSPELRRSVAEVSQWNAANRPIRGVWPEYQRFRSLKVEQGRLMSEQDEIEGARVILLGADANRQLFPGKPVIGEPLMVNGYRYIVIGVLAKKKQNGSYGSGPDNTQLFTTYSAMARDFPPPERPGVIRGYVNNIVVEPVSPDLHEKALDQVTRIIAERHHYDPNDKEALWIWDTLQGSKFTERIFGVMTLFFGAVALLTLALGGIGVMNIMLVAVTERTREIGIRKAIGATATDIRRQFLVESAIITVVSGITGLALGVGVCLLLRLVPLPDFVPHPVISLAAIVSSLVTLTAITLFSGTYPALRAANLSPMECLRTE
- a CDS encoding ABC transporter permease translates to MNVREIISQCIASLLRNRLRSGLTMLGIIWGLVTVVLLLSYGRSLGEEVLNGFMGLGDNVIMMWGGQTSMQAGGERSGKKVKFLDGDTEAVRDTVPFLTAVSSETDDGFSFKYGPKVVNISTKAIEYPYGGMRRLNIEEGRYFEPADFTEHRQVVIFGPHAAQKLFNGYPPVGETVEIEGHVFQVIGVLRNKIQDSSNNGPDNENAFIPFGMMRLLADQRDPGSIVFQPSSPDLHIKAIQAVRAVLASRHHFDPKDDKAAPTWDTVEDSQEIMQFSTALELLLGIIGAMTLGVGGVGVMNIMLVSVTERTREIGLLKALGAKRRDILSQFLLESLTLTFIAGAIGMVVAIVVGYLVPPMPLYSDIYKTANHEGDIVLRASPSVMLISFGILAAVGIVSGLLPAVRASRMDPVEALRHE